DNA sequence from the Cetobacterium sp. ZOR0034 genome:
TATATTTATAAAGTTCTCCAAGAGCTTTAATTATATCTTTTTCATCATATTTTTGAAGTAATTTTTCCATAGCCTTTTGAGAATAGGAATCATCAACAAATCTATTTTTTCTAGATTTTTCTATAGAATTTATTAATTTTTCAGAAAATAATGGAACTATTGAAATTATATTATCATTAGTAAAAAATCTTATATATTTCCATGTTCTTCCATCTTTTTCAATTTCCCATTCAAGAGAAATATTTTCAAGAACTTTTATTTCATCTTTTGCTTTTTCTAATACCCTTCTTGTTATGTCATTATTTTTATAACTATTCGGATAACCAGTTATTTTCTGAAATTTGTCTATACTTATCTTAGGGGTACTAAAATTATATCTTTTAACTATTTCATATATTTTTAAACTGTATTTGCTTTTAAAAAGATTCAATAAATCAAAATTTAATGCAGTATAGTAATTAGATTTTCTTAATCTTTCTCTAACAGTACTTGGACATTCTAAATATATTTTTTTTTCTTTTATTTCATATTGGGATAAAAAAGTAAAAACTGTCAGATATTTGCCATTAACAACTTTAATTTCAGTTGTTAATAATTTTCTTAATGTAT
Encoded proteins:
- a CDS encoding replication initiation protein; protein product: MSLKEILYKDNDIIMIEENEINSLLSLQLAFNYILKEAQAFYKMENTETVFSIEISSLIKFCGSNKKDHNSMIINTLRKLLTTEIKVVNGKYLTVFTFLSQYEIKEKKIYLECPSTVRERLRKSNYYTALNFDLLNLFKSKYSLKIYEIVKRYNFSTPKISIDKFQKITGYPNSYKNNDITRRVLEKAKDEIKVLENISLEWEIEKDGRTWKYIRFFTNDNIISIVPLFSEKLINSIEKSRKNRFVDDSYSQKAMEKLLQKYDEKDIIKALGELYKYNSEIKSFSKILTSKIEDIKNSKMDKIKENQGYTLGQEQIETAFKSDFTEPKKSDLDIEKEKVSNLIRNSDLSTNKRMNLWSQLAEIQNLEDLEKFKNNL